The following are from one region of the Stanieria cyanosphaera PCC 7437 genome:
- a CDS encoding TonB-dependent siderophore receptor yields the protein MKQSLGLSAIASIKAIAMGFSLIAIVPLSIESVSAEEVAKNPISSQNNQASRQLLEKTKQRNNNKSLEPIFLNAKDLLVQRQNQGIARVTDVQINQTENGLELILETPSRQQLVPLILPEGKDLVIDILDATLGFSLRNGFKQANPAPGISQITVTKVNETSIQVRITGTQQVPSAEVISNQDNLVLGVTPDGTTVQQTPDEAMQRGHGGNLHERLHQEEIEIIATGEVQEDDDYFVPDAGVTRTDTPIIDTPGTIQVIPRQVIEDQRAIELRDALSRNAVGVVTNSAPSSNFNNVLIRGFNVSSNFLRNGIPESFFTLTPPRDLNNIERLEVLSGPASVIGGQISPGGIVNLATKQPLSSPFYELSASYGSFNSVEGAFDFSGPLNDSKTVAYRLNTSIYHSDTSIDVDEVDIERFSIAPVLNWQIGEQTKISFEGLYLNSRTPQRIGLPAQGTVLDNPNGEIPRDQFVGEPNFDGNDRKITQLGYDLEHSLSDDWSLRHAFRYTNFQSKQREAFVNAIQDDLRTLERSGDSFIDDINNYQTTAYLTGKFKTGEINHELLAGIDYVFEEDYFESEFFEAENIDLFEPVYTGGVGAAFEDSLGRFRDTNQGVGIYLQDQIKFFDDRLIVVLGGRVDFVSSSSQDLRDQTSEEASQDDTAFSPRVGIVYKLADNISLYGSFSRSFEQVTGVTATNEIFEPSRGTQYEIGVKANWLDNRLFTTLAFYDLTLSNLTTSDPNNPQFDIQTGEQNSQGIELQTGGEILPGWNIIANYAYTDAKITQDNIFTVGNSLANVPENALSLWSTYTIPEGNLSGLGFGFGLLYVGQREGDLDNSFQLEDYLRTDAAIYYRREQLKLALNFQNLFDVDYIEVSDDDLRVYPGDPFTVLFSASYEF from the coding sequence CCTCTTAGTACAAAGACAAAATCAAGGCATTGCCCGAGTAACAGATGTACAAATCAACCAAACAGAGAATGGCTTGGAATTGATACTGGAAACTCCATCCAGACAACAGTTAGTACCATTAATTCTTCCTGAAGGAAAAGATCTAGTGATTGATATCCTCGACGCAACGTTAGGATTTTCCCTCAGAAACGGATTTAAACAGGCAAATCCTGCACCAGGAATTAGTCAAATAACGGTAACTAAAGTAAATGAAACTAGTATTCAAGTTAGGATTACCGGGACACAACAAGTACCAAGTGCAGAAGTAATTTCTAATCAAGACAATTTGGTTCTAGGTGTGACTCCTGACGGAACAACGGTTCAACAAACACCAGATGAAGCGATGCAGCGCGGTCATGGGGGAAACCTCCATGAGCGACTGCATCAAGAAGAGATCGAAATTATTGCCACTGGTGAAGTTCAAGAGGATGATGATTACTTTGTTCCCGATGCAGGTGTTACTCGTACCGATACGCCAATTATTGATACCCCTGGAACAATTCAAGTAATACCTAGACAAGTAATTGAAGACCAAAGAGCAATTGAATTACGTGATGCTCTATCAAGAAATGCAGTGGGTGTAGTTACTAACAGTGCGCCTAGTTCAAACTTTAATAATGTCTTGATTCGCGGTTTTAATGTTTCTTCCAACTTTTTAAGAAATGGAATTCCCGAATCGTTTTTCACTCTCACACCACCGAGAGATTTAAATAATATTGAGCGACTAGAAGTCTTGTCAGGACCTGCTTCTGTAATTGGAGGTCAAATTTCTCCAGGAGGCATTGTCAATCTGGCAACCAAACAACCTTTATCGTCTCCTTTCTACGAGTTATCGGCTAGCTATGGTAGTTTTAATAGTGTTGAAGGTGCATTCGATTTTTCTGGTCCGCTCAACGATAGTAAAACAGTAGCTTACCGTCTGAATACTTCTATCTATCATTCTGATACTTCAATTGATGTAGATGAGGTTGATATCGAAAGATTTTCAATTGCCCCAGTCCTCAATTGGCAAATTGGCGAGCAAACAAAAATTAGTTTTGAAGGACTATATCTTAACTCGCGGACTCCTCAACGGATAGGATTACCAGCACAGGGAACAGTTTTAGATAACCCTAATGGTGAAATTCCTCGAGATCAATTTGTCGGAGAACCTAATTTTGACGGCAATGACCGCAAAATTACCCAACTTGGATATGATCTAGAGCATAGTTTGAGTGACGATTGGTCGTTGCGTCATGCTTTTCGTTACACTAATTTTCAAAGTAAGCAAAGAGAAGCATTTGTTAATGCCATTCAAGATGATTTAAGAACTTTAGAACGTTCTGGCGATTCCTTTATTGACGATATCAATAATTATCAAACTACCGCTTATCTGACTGGTAAATTTAAAACTGGTGAAATTAATCACGAGTTATTGGCAGGTATTGATTATGTCTTTGAAGAAGATTATTTTGAATCTGAATTTTTTGAAGCAGAAAATATAGATTTGTTTGAACCAGTTTATACAGGTGGGGTAGGAGCAGCTTTTGAGGATTCTTTAGGTAGATTTAGAGATACAAACCAAGGAGTAGGAATCTATCTACAAGACCAAATCAAATTTTTTGATGACCGCTTGATTGTAGTTCTTGGTGGACGAGTCGATTTTGTAAGTAGTTCATCGCAAGACTTACGCGATCAAACTTCCGAAGAAGCCTCTCAAGACGATACTGCTTTTAGCCCTAGAGTAGGAATTGTGTATAAACTTGCTGATAATATTTCTCTCTACGGTAGCTTTAGTCGCTCTTTTGAACAGGTAACAGGAGTAACTGCTACTAATGAAATTTTTGAACCCTCTCGCGGAACTCAATATGAAATTGGAGTCAAGGCTAACTGGCTAGATAATCGCTTGTTTACAACTTTGGCTTTTTATGATTTAACTCTTTCAAATTTAACCACATCAGATCCTAACAATCCTCAATTTGACATTCAAACAGGAGAACAAAACAGTCAAGGAATTGAATTGCAAACAGGAGGAGAAATTCTGCCTGGTTGGAATATTATTGCTAATTATGCCTATACTGATGCCAAAATTACCCAAGACAATATTTTTACAGTGGGTAACTCTTTGGCTAATGTTCCCGAAAACGCTCTGAGTTTGTGGAGTACCTATACCATTCCCGAGGGTAATTTGTCTGGTTTAGGATTTGGTTTTGGTTTGTTGTATGTTGGACAAAGAGAAGGAGATTTAGATAACTCTTTTCAGCTTGAGGACTATCTCAGAACCGATGCAGCTATTTACTATCGTCGAGAACAATTGAAGCTGGCACTCAATTTTCAAAATCTATTTGATGTAGACTACATTGAAGTTTCAGACGACGATCTCAGAGTTTACCCAGGGGATCCTTTTACAGTGCTATTTTCTGCTTCTTATGAGTTTTAG
- a CDS encoding ABC transporter substrate-binding protein: MSQLRRCLYWLIIGICTSILIVACARSPSSLQSDRSGSESCRLVQHEMGETEVCGQPQKVAALSPHILDSILALGVQPMAYAETEDLNIQVYDNPAKQIPYIGKWVTTQPIGLGDRKSPSLERLALLKPEVILGEQWLHQEEYPLLAQIAPTLVFSDEQADGQQVWQQDIQGIARALGREKQAEELLAAFDQQIAQARKALQPVLQAYPRVFLINSNLTTYVASTPKSTTARLLKEIGFEIVQPRGVQDYAEISFEILPNVETDIILVLSSTDESLLNPEEVVRKRWANNPLLNSMSVFQQDRVFFVDYQLWGSSIRGPLTDKLILEALPDLLLTTVKPNS, from the coding sequence ATGTCCCAACTACGTCGTTGCTTATATTGGTTAATTATTGGAATCTGTACTTCGATTTTAATCGTAGCGTGCGCCCGTTCTCCTAGTTCACTTCAAAGCGATCGCTCTGGGTCAGAATCTTGTCGTCTGGTTCAACACGAGATGGGAGAAACAGAAGTTTGTGGACAACCGCAAAAAGTAGCTGCCCTTAGTCCTCATATTTTAGATAGTATATTGGCACTTGGAGTACAGCCAATGGCTTATGCTGAAACCGAAGATTTAAACATACAAGTCTACGACAATCCAGCAAAACAGATTCCCTATATAGGCAAATGGGTAACGACACAGCCAATCGGATTAGGCGATCGCAAATCTCCCTCTCTCGAACGTCTTGCCTTACTTAAGCCAGAGGTAATCTTGGGAGAACAATGGTTGCACCAGGAAGAATATCCTTTGCTTGCTCAAATTGCACCTACTTTAGTTTTTAGCGATGAACAAGCAGATGGACAACAAGTTTGGCAACAAGACATTCAAGGAATTGCTCGTGCTTTAGGTCGAGAAAAACAAGCAGAAGAACTTTTAGCAGCTTTTGACCAGCAAATCGCTCAAGCTCGTAAGGCACTGCAACCTGTTTTACAAGCTTATCCCCGTGTGTTTTTGATTAATTCTAATTTAACTACCTACGTTGCCTCAACACCGAAAAGCACTACAGCAAGATTATTAAAAGAAATTGGCTTTGAAATTGTTCAACCACGAGGAGTTCAAGACTATGCCGAAATTTCCTTTGAGATTTTACCTAATGTTGAAACAGATATTATTTTAGTTTTATCTTCGACTGATGAAAGTTTACTCAATCCTGAAGAAGTTGTCAGGAAAAGATGGGCTAACAATCCTCTACTCAATTCGATGTCAGTTTTTCAGCAAGATCGAGTATTTTTTGTCGATTATCAATTGTGGGGTAGCAGTATTCGAGGACCATTAACCGACAAACTTATTTTAGAAGCCTTACCCGATCTACTATTAACAACTGTAAAACCAAATAGTTAA
- a CDS encoding DUF1636 family protein gives MSKPVLFVCQSCNLSSQKDLEPPLGISLVNRLNEINSDKFVVQAIECLWMCERGCVVALCANNLPTYLFTDLPLHEIPEALVKFAELYLNSKGKFIPHSKLPQVLQSAHVARIPAIQAG, from the coding sequence ATGTCGAAACCTGTTTTATTTGTCTGTCAATCTTGTAATCTTAGTTCTCAAAAAGATTTAGAGCCACCTCTGGGTATTAGTTTGGTAAATCGGCTCAACGAAATTAATTCCGATAAGTTTGTAGTTCAAGCAATAGAATGTCTGTGGATGTGCGAAAGAGGTTGTGTAGTAGCTTTGTGTGCAAATAATCTACCTACCTATTTATTTACCGATTTACCTCTTCACGAAATCCCCGAAGCTTTAGTCAAGTTTGCCGAACTTTATCTTAATTCTAAAGGCAAGTTTATTCCTCATAGCAAATTACCTCAAGTGTTGCAGTCAGCCCACGTTGCCCGTATTCCAGCTATTCAAG